A window of the Desulfotignum phosphitoxidans DSM 13687 genome harbors these coding sequences:
- the glgX gene encoding glycogen debranching protein GlgX has protein sequence MKIWPGQPYPLGAVFDGSGTNFSLFSEIAERVQLCLFDENDNETRIDLTEVTGYCWHGYLPFVEPGQRYGFRIHGPWDPSRGFCCNPAKLLLDPYAKAMDGKVQWDEAVFPYPFREGPGIRSDTDSAPFMPKCVVHQPHFDWSGDRRLQIPWHDTVIYETHVKGFTVRHPDVPPEMAGTYAGLAHPAVVEYLKNLGVTAVELMPVHFFIQDKHLKDQGLKNYWGYNSIGYFAPHNEYAADNRPGGVVAEFKQMVKILHQAGLEVILDVVYNHTAEGNHLGPMLSFKGIDNTYYYRLTEDPQYYMDYTGTGNTLNMRNPHVLQLVMDSLRYWILEMHVDGFRFDLASTLARELHDVDRLSAFFDIIQQDPVISQVKLIAEPWDVGEGGYQVGNFPPVWTEWNGKYRDCVRDFWRGEDQTMGEFAARFTGSSDLYENTSRLPYASINFITAHDGFSLHDLVSYNEKHNMANGEENRDGEDHNRSWNCGEEGETNDPEIRRLRHRQKRNFLATLLLSQGVPMLLGGDELGRTQQGNNNAYCQDNEISWYNWENVDEALHDFCRKLIQYRKDHPVFRRRGWFHGRSIHGSEVDDIRWFTMEGEQMAEQDWGVEVTKSLGVFLNGATIPNPNPRGEPVIDDNFYLIFNAFHDVLQFKLPGPDYGNLWIKEIDTETGWQEEPPSLKAGDAIMVAARSLVVLRHEI, from the coding sequence ATGAAGATCTGGCCAGGACAACCATATCCGCTGGGAGCAGTATTCGATGGTTCCGGCACCAATTTTTCCTTGTTTTCAGAGATTGCGGAGCGTGTACAGCTCTGCCTCTTTGACGAAAATGACAATGAAACACGTATCGATCTCACTGAGGTGACAGGGTATTGCTGGCATGGGTATCTGCCCTTTGTGGAGCCGGGCCAGCGGTATGGATTTCGAATCCACGGCCCGTGGGATCCCTCCCGGGGTTTTTGCTGCAATCCCGCCAAGCTGCTGCTGGATCCCTATGCCAAAGCCATGGATGGGAAAGTGCAATGGGATGAGGCAGTATTCCCCTATCCCTTTAGAGAGGGTCCCGGCATCCGCAGCGATACTGACAGTGCCCCTTTCATGCCCAAGTGTGTGGTGCACCAGCCCCATTTCGACTGGAGCGGAGACCGCCGCCTGCAGATTCCCTGGCATGATACCGTGATTTATGAAACCCATGTAAAAGGGTTCACCGTTCGCCATCCGGATGTTCCCCCTGAAATGGCCGGCACCTATGCAGGACTTGCCCATCCTGCGGTTGTTGAATACCTTAAAAACCTTGGGGTCACAGCGGTTGAACTGATGCCGGTGCATTTTTTCATCCAGGACAAACACCTGAAGGATCAGGGTCTGAAAAATTACTGGGGGTACAACTCCATCGGGTATTTTGCCCCCCACAACGAATATGCGGCAGACAACCGTCCCGGCGGTGTGGTGGCTGAATTCAAACAGATGGTGAAAATCCTTCACCAGGCCGGTCTGGAAGTAATTCTGGATGTGGTCTACAACCACACGGCAGAGGGAAATCACCTGGGTCCCATGCTCAGTTTCAAAGGAATCGACAACACCTATTATTACCGGCTTACTGAAGATCCGCAATACTATATGGATTATACCGGCACGGGCAACACATTGAATATGCGCAATCCCCATGTTCTGCAGCTTGTCATGGATTCTTTGCGGTACTGGATTCTGGAAATGCACGTGGACGGATTCCGGTTTGATCTGGCATCCACCCTGGCCAGGGAACTGCATGATGTGGACCGGCTGTCCGCTTTTTTCGACATCATCCAGCAGGACCCGGTCATCAGCCAGGTCAAGCTGATTGCCGAACCCTGGGATGTGGGTGAGGGCGGCTACCAGGTCGGCAATTTCCCGCCGGTTTGGACCGAATGGAACGGAAAATACCGGGACTGCGTCCGGGATTTCTGGCGGGGGGAGGACCAGACCATGGGCGAGTTTGCCGCCCGTTTTACAGGCAGTTCCGATCTGTATGAAAATACCTCCCGCCTGCCCTATGCCAGCATCAATTTCATCACGGCCCATGACGGGTTCTCCCTGCATGATCTGGTTTCCTATAATGAAAAGCATAACATGGCCAACGGCGAGGAAAATCGTGATGGAGAGGATCACAACCGTTCCTGGAACTGCGGTGAGGAGGGAGAAACAAACGACCCGGAGATACGCCGGCTGAGACACCGCCAAAAGCGAAATTTTCTGGCTACCCTGCTCCTTTCCCAGGGGGTGCCCATGCTTCTGGGCGGAGATGAACTGGGGCGGACCCAGCAGGGGAACAACAACGCCTATTGCCAGGACAATGAAATTTCCTGGTACAACTGGGAAAATGTGGACGAAGCACTCCATGATTTTTGCCGGAAACTTATTCAGTACCGCAAAGACCACCCGGTTTTCCGCCGCCGGGGATGGTTTCACGGCCGCTCGATTCATGGCAGCGAGGTCGACGACATCAGATGGTTCACCATGGAGGGAGAACAGATGGCTGAACAGGACTGGGGAGTGGAAGTCACAAAATCCCTGGGTGTTTTTTTGAATGGTGCCACCATTCCCAATCCCAATCCCCGGGGTGAACCTGTCATCGATGACAATTTTTACCTGATTTTCAATGCCTTTCATGATGTACTGCAATTTAAACTTCCCGGACCGGATTATGGCAATCTTTGGATAAAGGAAATCGATACTGAAACCGGGTGGCAGGAAGAGCCGCCGTCACTGAAGGCAGGGGACGCGATCATGGTTGCGGCCCGTTCCCTGGTGGTGCTGCGCCATGAAATTTGA
- a CDS encoding alpha-amylase family glycosyl hydrolase, whose translation MKFEPVATYRLQMHSGFGFDQAAEIVPYLHDLGISHMYTSPYLQAAAGSTHGYDIVDPAHVNAELGGTQAHARLCETIRAAGLGHMIDVVPNHMAVAGRQNPWWWDLLENGPASRFAGFLMWTGTVAQTDGPASFFCRF comes from the coding sequence ATGAAATTTGAACCTGTTGCCACCTACCGACTCCAGATGCATTCCGGATTCGGCTTTGACCAGGCCGCAGAGATTGTGCCCTATCTGCATGATCTGGGTATCAGTCATATGTACACCTCCCCCTACCTCCAGGCAGCTGCCGGCAGCACCCACGGCTATGATATTGTGGATCCCGCACACGTCAATGCGGAACTCGGGGGAACCCAGGCCCATGCCCGCCTGTGTGAGACTATTCGTGCCGCAGGGCTTGGGCATATGATCGATGTGGTGCCCAACCATATGGCCGTTGCCGGGCGGCAGAATCCCTGGTGGTGGGATCTGCTGGAGAACGGACCGGCCAGCCGCTTTGCCGGGTTTTTGATGTGGACTGGCACAGTGGCGCAAACCGATGGCCCGGCAAGCTTCTTTTGCCGGTTTTAG
- the treY gene encoding malto-oligosyltrehalose synthase — MDWHSGANRWPGKLLLPVLGNHYGRILEDGELQLSYEDGDFVIHYHEHLFPVAPSSAAEILSRAGEDDGSKESRIKAEVTRLNHDPDALDTVIEQQHYRLAFWRMADTDLGYRRFFNISDLARIRVEDKTVFAAVHALPLAWVKKGWVQGLRIDHPDGLWDPAQYFHRLQKACPDAWIVVEKILEPKENLASDWPVAGTTGYDFMNLAGGLFVNPASEEVLTQLYADFTGIQQPFEALVHECKHLVLTTILQSEIRRLTSLFEEICERHRRHRDYSRQELRRALCQTAIHFPVYRSYVSASENRVSEEDEHHINAAIEGAAMVRTDLDPDLFLFLKDLLLLQTRGALEAELAMRFQQLTGPAMAKGVEDTAFYRYHRLVCLNEVGGDPGRFGVHPRQFHGACARAQKEHPLGLLASTTHDTKRSEDVRARLALLSEIPDPWADAVRRWASNNARHRSGGVPDANTEYLLYQTLVGAWPIDLERICAYMEKAVKEAKVHTSWTAPNNAYERGLADFIAAVLADRTFCTDLENFVADLVAPGRINSLAQTLIKLTAPGVPDIYQGTELWDLSLVDPDNRRPVDFALRRRLLSQLPQMSPEEILTGMDKGLPKLWVIRQALHLRRTLPEFFGPRADYCPLYATGQKADHLVAFFRGQDVISLAPRLVMGLDNDWDDTILELPSGKWHNVLTGDEADGGAVRLQELLHRFPVGLLMKRK, encoded by the coding sequence GTGGACTGGCACAGTGGCGCAAACCGATGGCCCGGCAAGCTTCTTTTGCCGGTTTTAGGAAATCACTATGGCCGCATCCTCGAGGATGGCGAACTGCAGTTGTCATATGAAGACGGGGATTTTGTCATTCATTATCATGAGCATCTGTTCCCTGTGGCACCTTCCAGTGCGGCCGAAATTTTGTCCAGGGCCGGGGAAGATGACGGATCAAAAGAATCGCGCATCAAAGCAGAGGTGACACGCCTGAACCATGATCCGGATGCCCTGGATACAGTCATTGAACAGCAGCATTACCGGCTGGCTTTCTGGCGCATGGCGGACACAGATCTTGGATACAGGCGGTTTTTCAACATCAGTGACCTGGCAAGAATAAGGGTTGAGGACAAAACGGTTTTCGCGGCTGTCCATGCCCTGCCTTTGGCCTGGGTTAAAAAAGGATGGGTCCAGGGGCTGCGCATTGACCATCCGGACGGTCTGTGGGACCCGGCCCAGTATTTTCACAGGCTGCAAAAGGCCTGCCCTGATGCCTGGATCGTGGTGGAAAAAATTCTTGAACCCAAAGAAAATCTTGCGTCAGACTGGCCGGTTGCCGGCACCACAGGATATGATTTCATGAATCTTGCAGGGGGGCTGTTTGTAAATCCTGCATCCGAGGAGGTGCTGACACAGCTGTATGCGGATTTTACAGGAATACAACAACCGTTTGAAGCACTGGTCCATGAATGCAAGCACCTGGTGCTCACCACTATCCTGCAAAGTGAGATCAGGCGCCTTACCAGTCTTTTTGAAGAAATCTGTGAAAGGCACCGACGTCACAGGGACTATTCCCGGCAGGAACTGCGCAGGGCCCTGTGTCAGACAGCCATCCATTTTCCGGTGTATAGGTCATATGTGTCTGCCTCAGAAAACAGGGTGTCTGAAGAGGACGAACACCATATCAATGCGGCCATTGAAGGGGCTGCAATGGTGCGAACGGATCTTGACCCGGACCTGTTTTTATTTCTTAAAGACCTGCTTTTGCTGCAAACCAGAGGGGCCCTGGAAGCAGAACTGGCCATGCGGTTCCAGCAATTGACCGGCCCGGCCATGGCCAAGGGCGTGGAAGACACCGCTTTTTATCGGTACCACCGCCTGGTCTGTCTCAATGAAGTGGGAGGAGATCCAGGCAGGTTCGGAGTGCATCCCCGGCAGTTTCATGGAGCCTGTGCCCGTGCACAAAAAGAACATCCGCTGGGACTGCTGGCATCCACCACCCATGATACCAAGCGCAGTGAAGATGTCCGGGCCCGGCTGGCCCTGCTTTCCGAGATCCCGGACCCATGGGCGGATGCGGTCCGCAGATGGGCTTCCAATAATGCCCGCCACCGTTCTGGCGGGGTGCCTGATGCCAATACCGAATACCTGTTGTACCAGACCCTGGTGGGGGCCTGGCCCATTGATCTGGAAAGAATCTGTGCCTATATGGAAAAAGCGGTCAAAGAAGCCAAGGTGCATACCTCCTGGACAGCTCCGAATAATGCGTATGAGCGCGGTCTGGCTGATTTTATCGCTGCCGTGCTGGCAGACAGGACATTCTGCACAGACCTGGAAAATTTTGTCGCAGACCTGGTAGCACCCGGCAGAATTAACAGCCTTGCCCAGACCCTGATTAAACTCACAGCCCCGGGGGTTCCGGACATCTACCAGGGCACTGAACTATGGGATTTGAGCCTGGTGGACCCGGATAACCGCAGGCCCGTGGATTTTGCCCTGCGCCGCCGCCTGCTCAGCCAGTTGCCGCAAATGAGCCCTGAAGAGATCCTGACCGGAATGGACAAAGGCCTGCCCAAACTCTGGGTCATCCGCCAGGCCCTGCATCTGCGCCGCACCCTTCCGGAATTTTTTGGTCCCCGGGCCGATTATTGCCCGTTGTATGCCACCGGCCAAAAAGCAGACCATCTGGTGGCGTTTTTCCGGGGACAGGATGTGATCTCTCTGGCCCCAAGGCTTGTTATGGGTCTGGATAATGACTGGGATGATACCATTTTAGAACTGCCTTCGGGAAAATGGCACAATGTTCTGACAGGTGATGAAGCGGACGGCGGTGCTGTAAGGCTCCAGGAACTGCTGCACCGTTTTCCTGTCGGCCTGCTGATGAAAAGGAAATAA
- the treZ gene encoding malto-oligosyltrehalose trehalohydrolase: protein MTDMRVWAPKAGKVTLHSNDQVLAMTQDAGGWWHVDAPFMHHGVDYAFAVDGNGPFPDPRSFWQPNGIHGFSRWVDHSVFEWTDAGWQQPPLGSAVIYELHLGTFTSEGTCDAAVGRLDHLVTLGITHVELMPVAQFSGDRGWGYDGVDLYAPHQAYGGPEGLKRLVDACHQRGLAVLLDVVYNHLGPAGNYLNQFGPYFTDRYATPWGEAVNFDEQDSHEVRQFFIDNAVMWLKDYHFDGLRIDAVHAILDRSAIHFLEALANAVKNLETALGRHLVLIAESDLNDPRVIRSPAVGGYGIDAQWNEDFHHALHAVLTGENQGYYQDFGTLAQLAKVLTKGVVYDGCYSVYRRRCHGRPATGISGTRFVGCLQNHDQVGNRALGERTSRLLSPGLLKIGAALVMTSSFVPMLFQGEEWGASTPFLYFTDHREPELGEAVKRGRRKEFAAFGWESEEIPDPQDEETFAQSRLNWEERQEENSRHMLAWHQSLIALRRRLSCLTDGETEQVSVIFDETERWLTMTRGPVLVTCNFAETPRTISCADAKDKKMVLSSTDDIVVEDTTLMLPAHAVAILFG, encoded by the coding sequence ATGACAGATATGCGTGTCTGGGCCCCAAAGGCCGGAAAAGTAACATTGCACAGCAATGACCAGGTGCTTGCCATGACACAGGATGCAGGCGGCTGGTGGCATGTGGATGCCCCCTTTATGCACCACGGCGTTGATTATGCCTTTGCCGTGGACGGCAACGGACCGTTTCCGGATCCGCGTTCTTTCTGGCAGCCCAACGGGATACACGGGTTTTCCAGATGGGTGGACCATTCTGTCTTTGAGTGGACTGATGCCGGCTGGCAGCAGCCGCCTCTGGGATCAGCCGTCATCTATGAACTGCACCTGGGAACCTTCACCTCTGAGGGCACATGTGATGCAGCTGTCGGCCGCCTGGATCATCTGGTGACACTGGGTATCACCCATGTGGAACTGATGCCCGTGGCACAGTTTTCCGGTGACCGCGGATGGGGCTACGACGGTGTGGATCTGTACGCCCCCCACCAGGCATACGGCGGCCCAGAAGGGCTGAAACGCCTGGTGGATGCCTGTCACCAGCGCGGTCTGGCCGTGCTGCTCGATGTGGTGTACAACCATCTGGGGCCTGCGGGAAATTATCTGAACCAGTTTGGGCCGTATTTCACTGACCGGTATGCCACCCCCTGGGGAGAAGCAGTTAATTTTGATGAACAAGACAGCCATGAGGTGCGGCAGTTTTTTATCGATAATGCCGTCATGTGGCTCAAGGACTACCACTTTGACGGGCTGCGCATCGATGCGGTCCATGCCATTTTGGACAGATCTGCCATTCATTTTCTGGAAGCGCTTGCCAATGCCGTAAAAAATCTGGAAACAGCCCTGGGCCGGCATCTTGTGCTCATCGCAGAAAGCGATCTGAATGACCCCCGGGTGATCCGTTCTCCAGCGGTGGGGGGATACGGCATTGATGCCCAGTGGAACGAGGATTTTCACCACGCTCTGCATGCGGTGCTGACCGGGGAAAATCAGGGCTATTATCAGGATTTCGGCACCCTGGCCCAGCTGGCAAAGGTGTTGACTAAAGGGGTGGTGTATGACGGTTGCTATTCGGTTTACCGCCGCCGCTGTCATGGACGGCCCGCCACCGGAATTTCCGGCACCCGGTTTGTGGGATGTCTGCAAAACCATGACCAGGTGGGCAACCGTGCCCTGGGCGAGCGGACAAGCCGGCTGCTTTCACCGGGCCTGCTGAAAATCGGTGCTGCCCTGGTCATGACGTCTTCTTTTGTGCCCATGCTGTTTCAGGGGGAAGAATGGGGGGCCTCAACACCATTTCTGTATTTTACCGATCACCGGGAACCTGAACTGGGAGAAGCGGTGAAGCGCGGCCGGCGCAAAGAATTTGCCGCATTCGGATGGGAAAGCGAAGAGATCCCCGATCCCCAGGATGAAGAAACCTTTGCGCAATCCAGGCTCAACTGGGAGGAACGGCAAGAGGAGAACAGCAGGCACATGCTGGCGTGGCATCAATCGCTCATTGCGCTGCGGCGCCGCCTGTCATGCTTGACTGATGGAGAAACTGAACAGGTATCTGTTATATTTGATGAAACAGAGCGCTGGCTGACCATGACACGGGGACCGGTGCTGGTGACTTGTAATTTCGCAGAGACTCCCCGAACAATTTCCTGCGCTGATGCAAAAGATAAAAAAATGGTTCTGTCATCAACAGATGACATTGTTGTGGAAGACACCACCCTGATGCTTCCGGCACATGCGGTTGCAATACTGTTCGGGTAA
- a CDS encoding glycogen-binding domain-containing protein, with protein MADNKKKRVTFKVFAPEAQQVVLAGSFNKWSQDSDAMKKDETGTWKKIKILPKGTYEYKFIVDGTWTCDPNCPDIVCDDQGSENNMIVV; from the coding sequence ATGGCTGATAATAAAAAAAAGCGCGTTACTTTTAAAGTTTTTGCCCCGGAAGCCCAACAGGTTGTACTTGCAGGAAGTTTCAATAAATGGTCCCAGGATTCCGATGCCATGAAAAAAGATGAGACAGGAACATGGAAAAAAATAAAAATACTGCCCAAAGGCACCTATGAATATAAATTCATTGTCGATGGAACATGGACCTGCGATCCCAATTGTCCTGACATCGTTTGTGATGATCAGGGTTCGGAAAACAACATGATTGTCGTGTGA
- a CDS encoding sll1863 family stress response protein: protein MGKKEAYEQKLEAQLKEWKIDIDKMKAKADKADAQARLEYYKKIEELRTKQEAAQKKLTELKAAGEDAWEDLKAGIDLAWGSLGEAVKSARSRFK from the coding sequence ATGGGTAAGAAAGAAGCGTATGAACAAAAATTAGAGGCACAGCTGAAAGAATGGAAAATTGACATCGATAAGATGAAGGCAAAAGCCGACAAGGCAGATGCCCAGGCCCGGCTTGAATATTACAAGAAAATTGAAGAGTTGCGCACCAAGCAGGAAGCCGCACAAAAAAAGCTCACAGAGCTGAAAGCAGCTGGTGAAGATGCATGGGAAGATCTTAAAGCCGGTATTGACCTTGCGTGGGGTTCACTGGGAGAGGCTGTAAAATCCGCCAGATCCAGATTCAAATAG
- the ppsA gene encoding phosphoenolpyruvate synthase, which yields MNTAKQDNYVRWFEDLNSEDVGRVGGKNASLGEMVRALKKKDIRVPDGFATTTTAFWAFIEKNQLQDKITKLLKTYQQKKASLQKTGQAIRNLFNQGEMPGDVAQAIFSAYKDLAGRYNVKEVDVAARSSATAEDMPKASFAGQQESFLNVTGEKALLTACKKCFASLFTDRAISYREEKGFDHMKVALSVGIQKMVRSDLAGSGVLFTLDTDSGFPDVILINAAWGLGENVVQGTVNPDQYTVFKPFLGKEGIDPIIEKTRGSKEKKMVYAKTKPTKNLNTSKEERESFVLTNREIMQLARWGVEIEKHYDTPMDIEWAKDGEQGDLFIVQARPETVQSQKTVGNMKTYTLTQDPGERLVTGLGIGQAIAPGKVSVIKSAQQIDQFQTGAVLVTTMTDPDWVPIMKRAAAIVTDQGGRTSHAAIVSRELGIPAIVGAEDATQILKQDQAVTVSCAKGDKGHVYAGKLEFETKDLNLEDIPETKTRIMLNIGTPEAAMRWWKLPCKGVGLARMEYLINNVIKIHPLALARFDTVEDKDVRDKIEKLTWEYEDKTEYFVELLARGIAVIAASRYPHQVIVRMSDFKTNEYADLIGGSQFEPGEENPMLGWRGASRYYSEDYQDGFALECRAIRRVREDMGFTNVTIMIPFCRTPAEADKVMDVLDKNGLRRGEKDLQVYIMAEIPTNILEAPAFAERFDGFSIGSNDLTQLTLGIGRDSEKLAPLFDESEASVKILIRSLIESAHKAGRKVGICGEAPSNDTEFAAFLVEAGIDSISLQPDSVLQVIRRVAEMEQN from the coding sequence ATGAATACCGCAAAACAAGACAATTACGTACGATGGTTTGAAGATCTGAATTCAGAAGATGTCGGCCGGGTCGGGGGCAAGAATGCGTCGCTGGGGGAGATGGTCCGGGCCCTTAAAAAAAAGGATATCCGTGTTCCGGACGGCTTTGCCACAACCACAACAGCCTTTTGGGCATTCATTGAAAAAAACCAGCTGCAGGACAAGATCACAAAACTGCTCAAAACTTATCAGCAAAAAAAGGCATCTTTGCAAAAAACGGGGCAGGCCATCCGGAACTTGTTCAACCAGGGAGAAATGCCTGGGGATGTGGCACAGGCAATCTTTTCTGCCTATAAAGATCTTGCCGGGCGTTACAATGTAAAAGAAGTGGACGTGGCAGCCCGCTCGAGCGCCACGGCCGAGGACATGCCCAAGGCCAGTTTTGCCGGACAGCAGGAATCTTTTTTGAATGTAACCGGTGAAAAGGCATTGCTCACAGCCTGCAAAAAATGCTTTGCCTCCCTTTTCACTGACAGGGCAATCTCCTACCGGGAGGAAAAGGGGTTTGACCATATGAAAGTTGCCCTGTCAGTGGGCATCCAGAAGATGGTCCGTTCCGATCTGGCCGGTTCCGGGGTATTGTTCACCCTGGATACTGATTCCGGGTTTCCGGATGTAATCCTGATCAACGCAGCCTGGGGCCTTGGCGAGAATGTGGTCCAGGGTACGGTCAATCCGGATCAGTATACGGTTTTTAAACCATTTCTGGGAAAGGAGGGAATCGATCCTATTATTGAGAAAACCCGCGGTTCCAAGGAAAAGAAAATGGTGTATGCCAAAACCAAGCCCACCAAAAACCTGAATACTTCCAAAGAGGAGCGTGAATCCTTTGTGTTGACGAACCGCGAGATCATGCAGCTTGCCCGCTGGGGCGTAGAGATTGAAAAACACTATGACACGCCCATGGATATCGAATGGGCCAAGGACGGTGAGCAGGGAGATCTGTTCATTGTACAGGCCAGGCCGGAAACCGTGCAGTCCCAGAAAACCGTTGGAAACATGAAGACATATACGCTCACACAAGATCCGGGAGAGCGTCTGGTTACCGGACTGGGTATCGGCCAGGCCATTGCCCCAGGAAAGGTCAGTGTCATCAAGAGTGCACAGCAGATCGATCAGTTCCAAACCGGTGCTGTGCTGGTAACCACCATGACCGATCCGGACTGGGTCCCGATCATGAAGCGCGCTGCAGCCATTGTCACTGATCAGGGGGGGCGCACCTCCCATGCCGCCATTGTCAGCCGCGAGCTGGGAATTCCCGCCATTGTGGGTGCAGAGGATGCAACACAGATCCTCAAGCAGGACCAGGCAGTGACGGTCTCCTGCGCCAAAGGAGACAAGGGCCATGTATATGCCGGAAAACTGGAATTTGAAACAAAGGACCTGAACCTGGAGGATATTCCGGAAACAAAGACCCGGATCATGCTGAATATCGGGACCCCCGAAGCGGCCATGCGCTGGTGGAAACTGCCCTGCAAAGGGGTGGGCCTGGCCCGCATGGAATATCTGATCAACAATGTGATCAAGATCCATCCGTTGGCCCTGGCCCGCTTTGATACGGTTGAAGACAAGGATGTCAGAGACAAAATTGAGAAATTGACCTGGGAATATGAGGACAAGACCGAATATTTTGTGGAGCTTCTGGCCCGGGGCATTGCCGTCATCGCAGCCTCCCGGTATCCCCACCAGGTGATTGTGCGCATGAGCGACTTCAAGACCAATGAATATGCTGATTTGATCGGCGGCAGCCAGTTCGAACCCGGAGAGGAGAATCCCATGCTCGGGTGGCGGGGGGCATCAAGGTATTACAGTGAGGACTACCAGGACGGTTTTGCCCTGGAATGCCGGGCCATCCGCCGGGTGCGGGAAGATATGGGATTTACCAATGTGACCATCATGATTCCTTTCTGCCGCACCCCGGCCGAGGCGGACAAGGTGATGGATGTCCTGGATAAAAATGGACTGAGGCGGGGTGAAAAAGATCTTCAGGTGTATATCATGGCGGAAATACCCACCAATATTCTGGAAGCTCCGGCCTTTGCCGAACGATTCGACGGGTTTTCCATCGGATCCAATGATCTCACCCAGCTTACCCTGGGCATCGGGCGTGATTCAGAAAAGCTGGCCCCTTTGTTTGATGAAAGCGAAGCCTCTGTCAAGATATTGATCCGCAGCCTTATCGAAAGTGCGCACAAGGCCGGCCGCAAGGTGGGGATCTGCGGGGAAGCCCCCAGCAATGATACCGAGTTTGCCGCCTTTCTGGTGGAAGCCGGTATCGATTCCATCTCGTTACAGCCCGACAGTGTCCTCCAGGTCATAAGGCGCGTGGCCGAAATGGAACAAAACTGA
- the gap gene encoding type I glyceraldehyde-3-phosphate dehydrogenase — MTTNVAINGLGRIGRAILKIILETPELELVALNDLLPVDNLAYLLGYDSVYGRYEKEVRADKDELQIDGKQYRMFNEKDPAELPWGELDIDIVFECTGVFRKKQDLEKHLKAGAKRVFLSAPEKTGEVEMVVHGVNQLEGSPRMVSCASCTTNCISPVVEILGRRVGIKKAMMTTIHAYTSSQSLMDAPRNKWRRGRAAAVNFVPTSTGAAQATTKVLPQYSGKFDGVAVRGPVPAGSLTDLVFVTGRDVTIEEINEIFQEESQTERYRGILGVARDPIVSSDIIKDPRASIVDPSMTQVVDGDLLKVMSWYDNEWGYACQMVREAVKTMH, encoded by the coding sequence ATGACAACCAACGTAGCAATCAATGGCCTTGGCAGAATAGGAAGAGCAATTCTTAAAATAATACTGGAAACCCCGGAGCTTGAACTTGTGGCATTGAACGATCTGCTGCCTGTGGATAATCTTGCCTATTTGTTGGGATATGATTCCGTATACGGCAGGTATGAAAAAGAGGTAAGGGCCGATAAAGACGAGCTGCAGATAGATGGAAAGCAATACCGTATGTTCAATGAAAAGGATCCGGCTGAGCTTCCATGGGGCGAGCTTGATATTGATATTGTTTTTGAGTGCACCGGTGTTTTTCGAAAAAAACAAGACCTGGAAAAGCATCTGAAAGCCGGTGCAAAAAGGGTTTTTCTTTCAGCTCCCGAGAAAACAGGCGAAGTGGAAATGGTGGTGCACGGGGTGAACCAGTTGGAGGGATCTCCCCGGATGGTCTCCTGTGCAAGCTGCACCACCAACTGCATCAGCCCGGTGGTTGAAATTCTGGGAAGAAGAGTTGGCATAAAAAAGGCCATGATGACCACGATTCACGCGTATACATCAAGCCAGTCCCTCATGGACGCGCCCAGAAACAAATGGCGGCGGGGAAGGGCGGCAGCCGTCAATTTTGTGCCGACATCCACGGGCGCGGCCCAGGCCACCACAAAAGTGCTGCCGCAATACAGCGGCAAATTTGACGGGGTTGCGGTTCGCGGTCCGGTGCCGGCGGGTTCCTTAACTGACCTGGTCTTTGTGACGGGGCGGGATGTGACAATAGAAGAGATCAATGAGATTTTCCAGGAAGAATCTCAAACCGAACGTTACCGGGGAATTCTGGGCGTGGCCCGGGATCCCATTGTTTCTTCGGACATCATCAAAGACCCCCGGGCTTCCATTGTTGATCCGAGCATGACCCAGGTGGTGGACGGCGATCTGCTCAAGGTGATGAGCTGGTATGACAACGAATGGGGATATGCATGCCAGATGGTCAGAGAAGCAGTGAAAACAATGCATTGA
- a CDS encoding SHOCT domain-containing protein, whose translation MKNKFFTFFISVIPVVLITFFSGCSHRPVDRSMGGWGHMMGYGGYGGIFMWILLIIIVAVILYFVMNRGKTTGTSTGSQKESPSEILKKRYAKGEITKEEFDKLKKDIET comes from the coding sequence ATGAAAAACAAGTTTTTTACATTTTTTATATCGGTGATTCCGGTGGTTTTGATAACTTTTTTCTCTGGATGCAGCCATAGGCCGGTGGACCGGTCTATGGGTGGATGGGGCCATATGATGGGATATGGCGGCTATGGAGGAATTTTTATGTGGATTTTGTTGATCATTATTGTAGCGGTCATTCTGTACTTTGTTATGAATCGCGGCAAAACAACCGGAACTTCGACAGGTTCGCAAAAAGAAAGCCCGTCGGAAATTTTAAAGAAACGGTACGCCAAAGGTGAAATAACAAAAGAAGAGTTTGACAAGCTTAAAAAAGACATTGAAACCTGA